In Sporichthya polymorpha DSM 43042, a genomic segment contains:
- a CDS encoding class F sortase encodes MIKRAERGGVLVKRADVDETDEHDLFAEHTGEEFAAAAAAVAEEEPGRGRSWTRMSKLHLALAALSATPVLFIGGLGGWPWDSEQPAVAQNTVVAGQEHYPATLTFARLGISTELDALATDPITQVLQVPDLGRAGWIESGPEPGQPGRAVVLGRRSQAGADVFAKLVDAQAGDRFTVTTQAGQELTFVVRSVEQFKAGQVPEKRIYGSGKSVQLRLITSTGAYDQAKGGFPRNVVVFADLAK; translated from the coding sequence GTGATCAAGCGCGCCGAACGCGGCGGGGTGCTCGTGAAGCGCGCCGACGTCGACGAGACCGACGAGCACGACCTGTTCGCCGAGCACACCGGTGAGGAGTTCGCCGCGGCCGCGGCGGCCGTCGCCGAGGAGGAGCCCGGACGCGGTCGCTCGTGGACCCGCATGTCCAAGCTCCACCTCGCGCTCGCGGCCCTGTCCGCGACCCCGGTCCTGTTCATCGGTGGCCTCGGCGGCTGGCCCTGGGACTCCGAGCAGCCCGCGGTCGCCCAGAACACCGTCGTCGCGGGCCAGGAGCACTACCCGGCGACCCTGACCTTCGCGCGCCTCGGCATCAGCACCGAGCTCGACGCCCTGGCGACGGACCCGATCACTCAGGTGCTCCAGGTGCCCGACCTCGGGCGCGCCGGCTGGATCGAGAGCGGCCCGGAGCCGGGCCAGCCGGGTCGCGCCGTCGTCCTCGGCCGCCGCAGCCAGGCCGGTGCGGACGTCTTCGCCAAGCTCGTCGACGCTCAGGCCGGCGACCGCTTCACCGTCACGACCCAGGCGGGCCAGGAGCTGACGTTCGTCGTCCGCTCGGTCGAGCAGTTCAAAGCCGGCCAGGTGCCCGAGAAGCGGATCTACGGCAGCGGCAAGTCGGTTCAGCTGCGTCTGATCACCTCGACCGGCGCCTACGACCAGGCCAAGGGCGGGTTCCCCCGCAACGTCGTCGTCTTCGCCGACCTCGCCAAGTAG
- a CDS encoding DUF5703 family protein, which produces MTTYEFRTLYLPRGISRSAAQRILTDEAEYGHWELDRLRLFADGSRRVRLRRRVIRAVRTA; this is translated from the coding sequence ATGACGACGTACGAGTTCCGCACCCTGTACCTGCCGCGCGGCATCTCCCGCTCCGCCGCGCAGCGCATACTCACCGACGAGGCCGAGTACGGCCACTGGGAGCTGGACCGGCTCCGCCTCTTCGCCGACGGCAGCCGGCGCGTCCGCCTCCGCCGCCGCGTCATCCGCGCCGTCCGCACCGCCTGA
- a CDS encoding SCO1664 family protein: MSERADEIPTFDPPDLDEAGLLDLLTRGELEVIGRLVDASNATLYCAVTLDGVTTACVHKPIAGERPLWDFPDGTLAAREVSAYEVSAATGWNIVPPTVLRDGPWGPGMAQLWIEVDDTVDLGQLVRSDDDRLRRIAVLDAVINNADRKGGHLLPTVAGDVYGIDHGVCFAVENKLRTLLWGWAGLPLPDEAVEVLEALDADWDQALGPRIADLLTPRESTATRRRLTRLLRTGVHPEPREDGWPAVPWPPF, encoded by the coding sequence TTGAGTGAGCGCGCCGACGAGATCCCGACCTTCGATCCGCCGGACCTGGACGAAGCCGGTCTGCTCGACCTGCTGACCCGCGGTGAGCTCGAGGTGATCGGCCGGCTCGTCGACGCCTCGAACGCGACGCTGTACTGCGCGGTGACCCTCGACGGGGTGACGACGGCGTGCGTGCACAAGCCGATCGCGGGGGAGCGGCCGCTCTGGGACTTCCCGGACGGCACCCTGGCCGCGCGTGAGGTCAGTGCCTACGAGGTCTCGGCCGCCACCGGCTGGAACATCGTCCCGCCGACGGTGTTGCGCGACGGGCCGTGGGGGCCGGGGATGGCGCAGCTGTGGATCGAGGTCGACGACACCGTCGACCTCGGGCAGCTCGTGCGCTCCGACGACGACCGGCTGCGCCGTATCGCCGTTCTCGACGCCGTGATCAACAACGCCGACCGCAAGGGTGGGCACCTGCTGCCCACGGTCGCCGGTGACGTCTACGGCATCGACCACGGCGTGTGCTTCGCGGTGGAGAACAAGCTCCGCACCCTGCTCTGGGGCTGGGCGGGCCTGCCGCTGCCGGACGAGGCCGTCGAGGTGCTGGAGGCGCTGGACGCCGACTGGGACCAGGCGCTGGGCCCGCGGATCGCCGACCTGCTCACCCCCCGGGAATCGACCGCCACCCGCCGGCGGTTGACCCGGTTGTTGCGCACGGGGGTCCACCCCGAGCCGCGCGAGGACGGCTGGCCCGCCGTCCCCTGGCCCCCGTTCTAG
- a CDS encoding aldo/keto reductase: MEYRHLGRSGLAVSRLGLGTMTWGVDTDTDEAAQILAAFCDAGGTLVDTAAVYGDGKAEAILGELLGGTVPREDVVLATKAGISHRNGHNLLDTSRRALLDSLDASLARLGTDHVDLWQVHVYSSATPAAEVMSALEQAVASGRARYVGVSNYGGWQLAQAATLQQNSAIGAQIVGDQVEYSLLNRNVESEVLPAAHALGVGVLAWSPLGRGVLTGKYRTGTPVDSRAASSRFGGFVEGYLNPTARAVVDAVATAAGGLGCSPLEVALSWVRDHAGVTAAIVGARTRNQLQASLNAEGVTLPAEIRAALDDVSDPRRAAGTAADQ; the protein is encoded by the coding sequence ATGGAATACCGCCACCTGGGGCGCAGCGGACTCGCCGTCTCCCGGCTGGGTCTCGGAACCATGACGTGGGGTGTCGACACCGACACCGACGAAGCCGCCCAGATCCTCGCCGCGTTCTGTGACGCCGGTGGCACCCTGGTCGACACCGCGGCGGTCTACGGCGACGGCAAGGCCGAGGCGATCCTGGGCGAACTGCTCGGCGGCACCGTGCCGCGCGAGGACGTGGTGCTGGCCACCAAAGCCGGCATTTCGCACCGGAACGGGCACAACCTGCTCGACACGTCCCGCCGTGCGCTGCTCGACAGCCTCGACGCCTCGCTCGCCCGGCTCGGCACGGACCACGTGGACCTCTGGCAGGTGCACGTCTACTCCAGCGCCACCCCCGCCGCCGAGGTGATGTCCGCCCTCGAGCAGGCCGTCGCCTCCGGGCGCGCCCGCTACGTCGGGGTCTCGAACTACGGCGGCTGGCAGCTCGCCCAGGCCGCGACCCTGCAGCAGAACTCCGCGATCGGCGCACAGATCGTCGGCGACCAGGTCGAGTACTCGTTGCTGAACCGGAACGTCGAGTCCGAGGTCCTTCCGGCCGCCCACGCCCTCGGCGTCGGCGTCCTGGCGTGGTCGCCGCTCGGGCGGGGCGTCCTCACCGGCAAGTACCGGACCGGCACGCCGGTCGACTCCCGCGCCGCCTCCTCGCGTTTCGGCGGGTTCGTCGAGGGCTACCTGAACCCGACCGCCCGCGCGGTCGTCGACGCCGTCGCCACCGCGGCAGGCGGGCTCGGGTGCAGCCCGCTGGAGGTCGCGCTGTCCTGGGTGCGCGACCACGCCGGCGTCACCGCCGCGATCGTCGGGGCCCGGACCCGCAACCAGCTCCAGGCCTCCCTGAACGCCGAGGGCGTGACGCTCCCGGCCGAGATCCGGGCCGCCCTCGACGACGTCTCCGACCCCCGCCGGGCGGCGGGGACGGCGGCGGACCAGTAG
- a CDS encoding LLM class F420-dependent oxidoreductase: protein MRLGLNLGYWGMGNDASNIALAKEADELGFSVVWAAEAYGSDAATVLGYIAALTKNIDLGSAVFQIPARQPTMTAMTAATLDSLSGGRMRLGLGVSGPQVSEGWYGVPFTAPIGRTREYIEIVNKALRREEVVYSGKHWTLPLPDGLGKQLNLIIHPVRDRIPIYLGSLGPQNLRLTGEIADGWLGLFCDTGTLPGILGQIAEGRAKAGKTMEGFDVSPSIPFVVGDDVAACADVTRRQTALYVGGMGVREKNFYNDLACRMGYEAEATRCQELYLEKRYAEAEAALPLEFLERIALLGPVDRIADRIREYADAGVTTINLALYHQGPQGGAGLLRAAVEALEKSGTAS from the coding sequence GTGCGGCTCGGGCTGAATCTCGGCTACTGGGGGATGGGCAACGACGCCTCCAACATCGCGCTGGCGAAGGAGGCCGACGAGCTCGGGTTCTCCGTCGTCTGGGCCGCGGAGGCCTACGGCTCGGACGCCGCGACCGTGCTGGGCTACATCGCCGCCCTGACGAAGAACATCGACCTCGGCTCCGCGGTGTTCCAGATCCCGGCCCGCCAGCCCACGATGACCGCGATGACGGCGGCGACGCTGGATTCGCTGTCGGGCGGGCGGATGCGCCTCGGTCTCGGTGTCTCCGGGCCCCAGGTCTCCGAGGGCTGGTACGGCGTCCCGTTCACCGCGCCGATCGGCCGGACGCGTGAGTACATCGAGATCGTGAACAAGGCGCTGCGCCGCGAGGAGGTCGTGTACTCCGGCAAGCACTGGACGCTGCCGCTGCCGGACGGCCTCGGCAAGCAGTTGAACCTGATCATCCACCCGGTCCGCGACCGGATCCCGATCTACCTCGGCTCGCTGGGCCCGCAGAACCTGCGTCTCACCGGTGAGATCGCCGACGGCTGGCTCGGCCTGTTCTGCGACACCGGGACGCTGCCGGGCATCCTCGGCCAGATCGCCGAGGGCCGCGCCAAGGCCGGGAAGACGATGGAGGGCTTCGACGTCTCGCCCTCGATCCCGTTCGTGGTGGGCGACGACGTCGCCGCCTGTGCCGACGTGACGCGCCGCCAGACCGCCCTCTACGTCGGCGGCATGGGCGTGCGGGAGAAGAACTTCTACAACGACCTCGCCTGCCGGATGGGCTACGAGGCCGAGGCCACGCGTTGCCAGGAGCTGTACCTGGAGAAGCGCTACGCCGAGGCCGAGGCCGCGCTCCCGCTGGAGTTCCTCGAGCGCATCGCGCTGCTCGGCCCGGTCGACCGCATCGCCGACCGCATCCGGGAGTACGCCGACGCCGGCGTCACCACGATCAACCTGGCGCTCTACCACCAGGGGCCCCAGGGCGGCGCCGGTCTGCTGCGCGCGGCCGTCGAGGCGCTGGAGAAGTCGGGGACCGCCAGCTGA
- the mshC gene encoding cysteine--1-D-myo-inosityl 2-amino-2-deoxy-alpha-D-glucopyranoside ligase, which translates to MHAWPSPEIPRLPGQGLPVQVRDTSSGALVPAVTGADFRMYVCGITPYDATHLGHANTYVTFDLLNRAVRDSGVPVHYVQNVTDVDDPLLERANATGDDWRELAARETELFREDMIALRVLAPEHYVGAVEAIPVINDFLVGLRERGALYEVEPDTYFSVHADPAFGSVANLSPAEMLEFFAERGGDPDRAGKKDPLDALVWRGERPGEPAWESPAGPGRPGWHIECTAIARNLLGNVVDVMGGGRDLAFPHHEMGTSHAHVLTGEPRFVRSFVHAGLVGYEGEKMSKSRGNLVFVSKLRAAGVEPAAIRLALLSRHYATDWEYTDDVLTQAQERLARWRAAVSRPDGPDATETLAAVRTAVAHDLDAPTALAAIDAWAARQEAEGGSDLGAPGVVSRLSDALLGVAL; encoded by the coding sequence ATGCACGCCTGGCCCTCCCCGGAGATCCCCCGGCTGCCCGGCCAGGGACTGCCGGTGCAGGTCCGGGACACGTCCTCGGGCGCCCTGGTCCCCGCCGTGACCGGGGCGGACTTCCGGATGTACGTGTGCGGCATCACCCCGTACGACGCGACACACCTGGGCCACGCGAACACCTACGTCACGTTCGACCTGCTGAACCGCGCTGTGCGCGACAGCGGCGTGCCGGTGCACTACGTCCAGAACGTCACCGACGTCGACGACCCGCTGCTCGAGCGCGCGAACGCCACCGGTGACGACTGGCGCGAACTGGCCGCCCGGGAGACCGAGCTCTTCCGCGAGGACATGATCGCGCTGCGCGTCCTCGCGCCGGAGCACTACGTCGGGGCCGTCGAGGCGATCCCGGTGATCAACGACTTCCTCGTCGGGCTCCGCGAGCGCGGCGCGCTCTACGAGGTCGAGCCGGACACCTACTTCTCGGTGCACGCCGACCCGGCCTTCGGGTCGGTCGCGAACCTCTCGCCGGCCGAGATGCTGGAGTTCTTCGCCGAGCGCGGGGGCGACCCCGACCGGGCCGGCAAGAAGGACCCGCTGGACGCCCTGGTCTGGCGCGGCGAACGCCCGGGGGAGCCCGCGTGGGAGTCCCCGGCCGGCCCCGGCCGCCCCGGCTGGCACATCGAGTGCACCGCGATCGCCCGGAACCTGCTCGGGAACGTCGTCGACGTGATGGGCGGCGGCCGCGACCTCGCGTTCCCGCACCACGAGATGGGCACCTCCCACGCCCACGTCCTGACCGGAGAGCCCCGATTCGTCCGCTCCTTCGTGCACGCCGGGCTGGTCGGCTACGAGGGCGAGAAGATGTCGAAGTCGCGCGGCAACCTCGTGTTCGTCTCGAAGCTGCGTGCCGCCGGCGTGGAGCCCGCGGCGATCCGGCTCGCGCTGCTCAGCCGGCACTACGCCACCGACTGGGAGTACACCGACGACGTGCTGACGCAGGCTCAGGAGCGGCTCGCGCGCTGGCGCGCCGCCGTCTCCCGGCCGGACGGTCCGGACGCCACCGAGACGCTGGCCGCCGTCCGGACGGCGGTCGCGCACGACCTGGACGCTCCCACCGCGCTGGCGGCCATCGACGCCTGGGCGGCCCGCCAGGAGGCCGAGGGCGGGTCGGATCTCGGGGCGCCGGGGGTCGTCTCGCGCCTCTCGGACGCCCTGCTGGGCGTCGCGCTCTGA
- a CDS encoding DUF3090 domain-containing protein: MPRQVFFYDPPERFVAGTVGEPGSRTFFLQARGAGRITSVALEKQQVALLAEQIDKLLDEVLRVTGGDVPVPPPVDAVDDLDPLEGPIEEDFRVGTLALGWDPSAERLVIVAQAPGEDDPEGTGPALDDEEDNPEGPDVLRVRLTGEMARAFARRAQSVVSAGRPSCPFCGLPLDPAGHICPRANGYRR, encoded by the coding sequence GTGCCACGCCAGGTCTTCTTCTACGACCCGCCCGAGCGGTTCGTCGCCGGGACGGTCGGCGAGCCGGGCTCGCGCACCTTCTTCCTCCAGGCCCGCGGCGCCGGCCGCATCACCAGCGTCGCCCTGGAGAAGCAGCAGGTGGCGCTGCTCGCGGAGCAGATCGACAAGCTGCTCGACGAGGTGCTCCGCGTCACCGGTGGGGACGTCCCCGTGCCGCCGCCGGTCGACGCCGTCGACGACCTCGACCCGCTCGAGGGGCCGATCGAGGAGGACTTCCGCGTCGGCACCCTGGCGCTGGGCTGGGACCCCAGCGCCGAGCGGCTCGTGATCGTGGCCCAGGCCCCCGGCGAGGACGACCCCGAGGGCACCGGGCCTGCGCTGGACGACGAGGAGGACAACCCGGAGGGCCCCGACGTCCTGCGCGTCCGGCTCACCGGCGAGATGGCCCGGGCGTTCGCCCGCCGCGCCCAGTCCGTGGTCTCGGCCGGCCGGCCGTCGTGCCCGTTCTGCGGCCTGCCGCTCGACCCGGCCGGCCACATCTGTCCGCGGGCCAACGGTTACCGACGTTGA
- a CDS encoding histidine phosphatase family protein — MPTVLLVRHGRSTANTSGVLAGWTPGVGLDDRGREQAEALALRLGELPLAAIVSSPLQRCQETVAPLVAKTGRKRVTEKRFGECRYGDWTGRKLSELVKEPLWRVVQAHPSAAVFPGADGESMAAMAARGVAAIRHWDARIAAEHGPNSVWVACSHGDVIKAIVADALAMHLDNFQRIVVDPGSVTAISYTETRPFVLRVNDVGGDVSAYQPPKVKRRRRRSSDAVVGGGAGA; from the coding sequence GTGCCCACCGTTCTCCTCGTCCGCCACGGCCGCTCGACCGCGAACACCTCCGGCGTCCTCGCCGGGTGGACGCCCGGCGTCGGCCTGGACGACCGTGGCCGCGAGCAGGCCGAGGCCCTCGCGCTGCGGCTCGGCGAGCTGCCCCTGGCCGCGATCGTGTCCAGCCCGCTGCAGCGCTGCCAGGAGACGGTCGCGCCGTTGGTCGCCAAGACCGGGCGCAAGCGCGTCACCGAGAAACGCTTCGGCGAGTGCCGCTACGGCGACTGGACCGGGCGCAAGCTCTCCGAGCTGGTCAAGGAGCCCCTGTGGCGGGTCGTGCAGGCCCACCCCAGCGCGGCGGTCTTCCCCGGGGCCGACGGGGAGTCGATGGCCGCGATGGCGGCCCGCGGCGTCGCGGCGATCCGGCACTGGGACGCCAGGATCGCGGCCGAGCACGGCCCGAACTCGGTCTGGGTGGCCTGCTCGCACGGCGACGTGATCAAGGCGATCGTCGCCGACGCCCTGGCCATGCACCTGGACAACTTCCAGCGCATCGTCGTCGACCCCGGGTCGGTCACGGCGATCAGCTACACCGAGACCCGGCCCTTCGTGCTCCGCGTCAACGACGTCGGCGGGGACGTGTCCGCGTACCAACCACCGAAGGTCAAGCGCCGCCGGCGCCGCAGCTCCGACGCCGTCGTCGGTGGCGGCGCGGGCGCCTGA